One genomic window of Oscillatoria sp. FACHB-1406 includes the following:
- the dprA gene encoding DNA-processing protein DprA, translating to MLQERAYWLAWSQVAGIGPILLQRIHQHFGMLSIAWTAPPSAIAEVEGIGRKLLEAIAQARSGLVPETLLAEQLEKNLNFWTPIDPEYPRLLLEIPSPPPILYYRGIVNALENQGSTPAIGIVGTRNATDYGRRWTRKLSEILARHGFTIVSGLALGIDTEAHRACLEAGGRTIAVLGTGIDVAYPPSNRKLYEQIQEQGLILSDYPPGTQPDGKNFPPRNRIIAGLSRAVLVMEAAQRSGALITARYANEFNRDVCILPNSLDRPQSVGCLELANRGAQVILGEAHLLEMLGEIPQLDEKPSEPPQRILPELAPELAKVLEAITDEGIGFDAIAVATGFSSPQIHNALVQLELLELVTFLPGMRYRRV from the coding sequence TTGTTACAAGAACGCGCTTATTGGTTGGCTTGGTCGCAAGTGGCGGGAATTGGGCCGATTTTACTGCAACGGATTCACCAACACTTTGGAATGCTGTCGATCGCGTGGACTGCCCCACCTTCAGCGATCGCGGAAGTAGAGGGTATTGGTCGGAAACTGCTTGAAGCTATCGCCCAAGCGCGATCCGGTCTCGTTCCCGAAACCCTCCTCGCCGAACAGTTAGAAAAAAATCTCAATTTCTGGACTCCTATCGACCCCGAATATCCGCGCCTATTGCTAGAAATTCCCAGTCCGCCCCCCATTTTGTATTATCGAGGCATCGTTAACGCCTTGGAAAATCAAGGTAGCACGCCCGCGATCGGCATCGTCGGGACGCGCAATGCCACCGATTACGGGCGGCGGTGGACGCGCAAGCTTAGCGAAATTCTCGCCCGCCACGGTTTTACCATCGTTTCCGGGCTAGCGCTTGGTATCGACACTGAAGCCCATCGCGCCTGTTTGGAAGCCGGAGGGCGTACGATCGCGGTTTTAGGGACGGGAATCGATGTTGCCTATCCCCCCAGCAATCGAAAACTTTACGAGCAAATTCAGGAACAAGGCTTAATCCTCAGCGATTATCCCCCCGGAACCCAGCCGGATGGCAAAAACTTTCCGCCCCGCAATCGCATTATTGCGGGGTTATCTCGCGCCGTTCTGGTGATGGAAGCCGCCCAGCGTTCCGGCGCGCTAATTACCGCCCGCTACGCGAACGAATTCAATCGCGATGTTTGCATTCTGCCCAACAGTCTCGATCGCCCGCAATCCGTCGGCTGTCTGGAACTTGCGAATCGGGGCGCGCAGGTGATTTTGGGCGAAGCGCATCTGTTGGAAATGTTGGGCGAAATTCCGCAGTTGGATGAGAAACCGAGCGAACCGCCGCAACGCATTTTACCCGAACTCGCGCCCGAACTGGCTAAGGTATTGGAAGCGATTACCGATGAAGGAATTGGGTTTGACGCGATCGCGGTTGCCACCGGTTTCAGTTCTCCCCAAATTCATAACGCCCTCGTACAACTCGAACTGCTCGAACTTGTGACGTTTTTGCCCGGAATGCGCTATCGGAGAGTTTAA
- a CDS encoding Fe(3+) ABC transporter substrate-binding protein: MKITRRRAMGFGLGFAIAIATGCTAQNAGSGSAGKSAASGEINLYSSRHYDADQQLYDTFTQETGIKINLIEGKAEELIERIQSEGANSPADVLVTVDIGNLWRAEQQGILQPVTSQILNDKIPANLRDSQGRWYALTKRARVIIYNTDKVKPEELSTYEDLANPRWKGRICMRSSSNIYNQSLVASKIAEIGTQKTEQWLKGFVENFSRPPEGNDISNIKAVAAGECDISLVNTYYFARMKNSTDSSDKEAVAKVGVFFPNQKVGGTHVNISGAGVVKTAPHRQNAIKFLEYLTTPEAQKIFANNNNEYPAVVGVEANETVRSFGTFKESNLNVDVYGEKNSDAVKLMDRAGWK, translated from the coding sequence ATGAAGATTACTCGACGCAGGGCAATGGGCTTCGGACTGGGATTCGCGATCGCGATCGCAACGGGATGCACCGCGCAAAACGCCGGTTCCGGAAGTGCGGGCAAAAGCGCCGCCAGTGGCGAAATCAACCTCTACTCCTCTCGCCATTACGATGCCGACCAGCAACTTTACGACACCTTCACCCAAGAAACCGGAATTAAAATTAACCTTATTGAAGGTAAAGCCGAAGAATTAATCGAACGAATTCAGAGTGAAGGCGCGAATAGCCCCGCCGATGTCCTCGTCACCGTCGATATCGGCAATTTGTGGCGCGCGGAACAGCAAGGAATTTTGCAGCCCGTTACTTCGCAAATTCTCAACGACAAAATTCCCGCTAATCTTAGAGATAGTCAAGGGCGCTGGTATGCTTTGACCAAGCGCGCGCGCGTCATTATCTACAACACCGATAAAGTCAAACCAGAAGAATTATCAACCTACGAAGACTTAGCAAACCCGAGATGGAAAGGGCGCATCTGTATGCGTAGTTCTAGTAATATCTATAATCAATCCTTAGTTGCTTCTAAAATCGCCGAAATAGGAACGCAAAAAACCGAACAATGGCTTAAAGGCTTTGTCGAAAATTTTTCCAGACCGCCGGAAGGAAACGATATCAGCAATATTAAAGCTGTCGCTGCGGGCGAATGCGATATTTCCCTGGTGAATACTTACTATTTTGCCCGCATGAAAAACTCTACCGATTCATCCGACAAAGAAGCAGTGGCTAAAGTTGGAGTCTTCTTCCCAAACCAAAAAGTCGGGGGAACTCACGTTAATATTAGCGGTGCTGGTGTCGTTAAGACTGCCCCCCATCGGCAAAATGCCATTAAGTTTTTGGAATATTTAACAACACCCGAAGCACAGAAAATTTTTGCGAACAATAACAATGAATATCCCGCCGTTGTTGGGGTAGAAGCCAATGAAACGGTTCGGTCTTTCGGGACTTTTAAGGAATCTAATCTTAATGTTGATGTTTACGGCGAAAAGAATTCCGATGCAGTTAAATTAATGGATCGGGCGGGTTGGAAGTAA
- a CDS encoding NfeD family protein produces MATPFSLIPVAMPKQYISHGQPLRQNSRHFSGEAIVDEEIPPQHRGMVMYRGSWWFAQCDRAMTLVPGQRVEVLGARGTTLIVQPLTYW; encoded by the coding sequence ATGGCTACCCCCTTCAGTCTTATACCAGTTGCAATGCCAAAACAATACATCTCACATGGACAACCTCTCCGTCAAAATAGCCGCCATTTTTCTGGGGAAGCGATTGTAGACGAAGAAATTCCGCCTCAACATCGCGGTATGGTAATGTATCGCGGGAGTTGGTGGTTTGCTCAGTGCGATCGCGCCATGACCCTCGTTCCCGGACAGCGCGTTGAAGTCCTGGGAGCGCGCGGTACGACGTTAATCGTTCAACCGTTAACTTACTGGTAA
- a CDS encoding DUF2949 domain-containing protein, whose translation MLPSVQTRLIQFLDRELKLPPDTIQFALKQTQLLPTLLPMVLWQYGLITLSQLNKIFDWLETT comes from the coding sequence ATGCTACCTTCTGTTCAAACTCGCTTAATTCAGTTTTTAGATCGAGAGTTAAAGCTTCCGCCAGACACCATTCAATTTGCTCTAAAACAAACTCAACTCCTGCCCACCCTGTTACCAATGGTTCTTTGGCAGTATGGATTGATTACACTCTCTCAGCTTAACAAAATTTTTGACTGGTTGGAGACGACTTAG
- a CDS encoding transcriptional repressor → MSPYTAASLKAELNSRGWRLTPQREKILHVFQNLPRGNHLSAEELHNLLELRGEAISLSTIYRSVKLMARMGILRELELAEGHKHYELNQPYPHHHHHMVCIQCNKTLEFKNDSILKQSLKQTEKEGVQLIDCQLTVMTICPEALRMGWPSALPSNWSCTRVLSERFQREDDRSESNGDSANFRDN, encoded by the coding sequence ATGTCCCCCTATACCGCAGCATCGTTAAAAGCCGAACTCAACTCACGAGGCTGGCGCTTGACTCCCCAACGCGAGAAAATCTTGCACGTATTCCAAAACTTACCGCGCGGCAATCATCTCAGCGCTGAAGAACTCCACAATCTACTGGAGTTGCGGGGGGAGGCAATCAGTCTCTCGACGATTTATCGCAGCGTTAAGCTCATGGCACGGATGGGGATTTTGCGAGAACTCGAACTTGCAGAAGGTCACAAACACTACGAACTCAACCAGCCCTATCCTCACCATCACCATCACATGGTCTGCATTCAGTGTAATAAGACCCTTGAATTTAAAAATGATTCTATTCTCAAACAAAGTTTAAAACAGACGGAAAAAGAAGGGGTTCAATTAATTGATTGTCAACTAACGGTTATGACTATTTGCCCGGAGGCATTACGGATGGGGTGGCCTTCGGCGTTGCCGAGCAATTGGTCTTGTACTCGAGTTCTCTCAGAACGCTTTCAGCGCGAAGACGACCGTTCGGAATCGAATGGCGATAGTGCTAACTTCCGGGATAATTAA
- a CDS encoding TPM domain-containing protein has translation MPHRSIQKILTSCVGCLLALLTWFIAEPALAFDDPSLLPSEPTPIVDLANFLPSVQEESLISSIKDFEAETGWKLRVLTQYDRTPGRAVIPFWGLDDKSILLVADSRGGNLLAFSVGDAVYQFLPRTFWIELQARFGNLYYIRENGESSAIAKTLETVSGCLRDGGCQVVPGLPQEQWLLTLICSMAGGVICGFAAIPRKPGQFLAWQWALIFSPLWGILFFAFGIGPVVSRTHDLLPLLRNVLGFSMGALVAFLSPYFTNSAPSET, from the coding sequence ATGCCCCATCGTTCGATCCAAAAAATCCTAACGTCCTGCGTCGGTTGCCTCCTCGCGCTCTTGACTTGGTTTATCGCCGAGCCTGCCTTAGCTTTTGACGATCCGAGTCTTCTCCCTAGCGAACCCACCCCCATCGTCGATCTTGCCAACTTCCTCCCCTCGGTTCAAGAAGAATCGTTAATTAGCAGTATTAAAGACTTTGAAGCCGAAACAGGCTGGAAACTGCGCGTTCTCACTCAATACGATCGCACCCCCGGACGCGCCGTGATTCCTTTCTGGGGACTCGATGATAAAAGCATTCTCCTGGTTGCCGATTCGCGAGGTGGCAATCTCCTAGCTTTCAGCGTCGGCGATGCAGTGTACCAATTTCTGCCCCGTACCTTTTGGATCGAACTGCAAGCGCGTTTTGGCAATCTCTATTACATCCGAGAAAACGGCGAAAGTAGCGCGATCGCAAAAACCTTAGAAACCGTCTCGGGCTGTCTGCGCGATGGCGGCTGTCAAGTTGTCCCCGGACTGCCCCAAGAACAGTGGTTACTCACCCTGATCTGCTCGATGGCGGGTGGAGTCATTTGCGGTTTCGCTGCCATTCCCCGCAAGCCCGGGCAATTTCTAGCTTGGCAGTGGGCCTTAATCTTCTCGCCCTTATGGGGAATTTTATTCTTTGCCTTTGGCATCGGGCCGGTTGTCAGCCGCACTCACGATTTGCTACCGTTACTCCGGAACGTTCTCGGTTTTAGTATGGGTGCTTTAGTCGCGTTTCTCTCGCCCTATTTCACGAACTCAGCCCCTTCAGAAACCTAA
- a CDS encoding ShlB/FhaC/HecB family hemolysin secretion/activation protein, whose amino-acid sequence MLKKLGCKQIFAGVCLGAIATQQPLLAQTYPESQIEATLNSPHDEISQLLPPEFPAPNPHLSSPSPPSQPPIPTPGALVPVRRIEVVGSTILSDAEIQAIAQSYEGRSVSFEELQLLADKLTQAYLDRGYLTSRAILSTQTVTDGIVRVQILEGSLEDIKIEGNDRVRPEYIRSRILLGVTEPLQVDKLEDRLQLLRLDPLFKTVESSLQPGTEEGKSILAVRVEEASPFILGVNFDNYSPPSIGGEEFKGLIGYRNLTGWGDEWTGSYRRSLSGGLQAFDFNFRMPLNPTNGTIQLRFAPSHSKITEDDFKALEIKANNQLYEIAYRQPLIETFDREFALSLGFSVQNGQTFLFNNIPFGFGIGPDSEGNSRTRVLQFAQDYIKRDSSGAWALRSQFNLGLGIFDATKNESPIPDGRFFSWLGQVQRVQRLSPTNRLLMQAELQLTPDSLLPSQQFAIGGGQSLRGFRQNTRSGDNGFRISVEDRIAIFQDESGFPIFQVAPFIDFGKVWNHSDNPNVLPRQNFLAGGGIGLIWQPFSNLLIRLDGATPLIELDDRGNNIQDKALYFNVSYQL is encoded by the coding sequence ATGCTAAAGAAATTAGGGTGCAAACAGATTTTTGCAGGCGTATGTCTGGGCGCGATCGCAACTCAGCAACCGTTACTCGCCCAAACCTACCCCGAATCACAAATTGAAGCAACACTTAACTCCCCACACGACGAAATTTCCCAACTCCTTCCGCCGGAATTTCCAGCCCCCAATCCTCATCTTTCCTCGCCTTCACCTCCCTCTCAACCGCCAATCCCTACCCCAGGAGCGCTGGTTCCCGTTCGGCGAATTGAAGTTGTCGGCAGCACCATTCTTAGCGATGCTGAAATTCAAGCGATCGCGCAATCCTACGAAGGGCGATCGGTGAGTTTCGAGGAACTCCAACTTCTCGCCGATAAACTCACTCAAGCCTATCTCGATCGCGGTTATTTAACGTCCCGTGCTATCCTCAGCACTCAAACCGTTACCGATGGTATCGTTCGAGTGCAAATCTTAGAAGGTAGCCTTGAAGATATTAAAATTGAAGGCAACGATCGCGTTCGTCCCGAATATATTCGCAGTCGCATTCTCTTAGGCGTAACCGAGCCGCTTCAAGTCGATAAACTTGAAGATCGACTCCAATTGTTAAGGCTCGATCCGCTCTTTAAAACTGTTGAATCGAGCTTGCAGCCGGGAACCGAAGAAGGGAAAAGCATTCTCGCCGTCCGCGTAGAAGAAGCGAGTCCTTTCATTTTGGGCGTAAACTTTGATAACTATTCCCCGCCCAGCATTGGGGGCGAAGAATTTAAGGGCTTAATCGGGTATCGTAACCTAACGGGTTGGGGTGATGAATGGACGGGTTCGTATCGGCGATCGTTGAGCGGCGGTTTGCAAGCTTTCGACTTTAATTTTAGGATGCCGCTCAATCCTACTAATGGTACAATTCAACTGCGGTTTGCACCCAGCCACAGTAAAATAACGGAAGACGATTTCAAAGCTTTAGAGATTAAGGCAAATAACCAACTCTACGAGATTGCTTATCGCCAGCCTTTAATCGAAACTTTCGATCGAGAATTTGCGCTCTCTCTCGGGTTCAGCGTTCAAAACGGTCAAACTTTTCTATTCAATAACATCCCGTTTGGGTTTGGAATTGGCCCCGATAGTGAGGGCAATAGTCGAACTCGCGTGTTGCAGTTTGCTCAAGATTATATCAAGCGCGATTCTTCAGGAGCGTGGGCGCTACGTTCGCAATTCAATTTGGGTTTGGGAATTTTCGATGCCACAAAAAATGAATCGCCCATTCCTGACGGTCGTTTCTTTAGTTGGCTGGGACAAGTGCAGCGCGTCCAGCGTTTAAGCCCGACCAATCGGTTGCTGATGCAGGCAGAACTGCAACTGACTCCCGATAGTTTGCTTCCTTCGCAGCAATTCGCGATCGGGGGCGGACAATCGTTGCGAGGCTTCCGACAAAATACCCGTTCTGGCGATAATGGGTTCCGAATTTCTGTTGAAGATCGTATTGCAATTTTTCAAGATGAAAGCGGATTTCCTATTTTCCAAGTTGCGCCTTTTATCGATTTCGGTAAAGTTTGGAATCACTCGGATAATCCTAACGTACTACCCCGACAAAACTTCTTAGCAGGAGGTGGAATCGGACTGATTTGGCAGCCTTTTTCTAACTTGCTAATCCGACTGGACGGCGCAACTCCTTTGATCGAGTTAGACGATCGAGGAAATAATATTCAGGATAAGGCTTTGTATTTTAATGTTAGCTATCAGTTATAG
- a CDS encoding Spy/CpxP family protein refolding chaperone, translating into MRPYEATLGMLLLIGSGSAAFAQLPSAPPSPPEFVQNLGLTPEQIQQIESIREQARPKLAQLDRDLKAARQTLETLMSSANATEAQIREQHRQVEALRQQLSETTIESRLAIREVLTPEQRVGFEAEMQRLRQSVQNRPVQNRWGASEQP; encoded by the coding sequence ATGCGACCCTATGAAGCGACGTTAGGAATGTTACTGTTAATCGGGAGTGGTAGCGCTGCCTTCGCACAACTGCCAAGCGCGCCTCCCTCCCCTCCTGAATTTGTCCAAAACTTAGGACTTACCCCCGAACAAATCCAGCAAATTGAATCAATTCGCGAGCAAGCGAGACCAAAACTCGCCCAACTCGATCGCGACCTCAAAGCCGCCCGACAAACGTTAGAAACTCTGATGTCGAGTGCGAATGCTACCGAGGCGCAAATTCGAGAACAACATCGACAAGTGGAAGCGCTACGCCAGCAACTTTCTGAAACCACCATTGAAAGTCGTTTGGCAATTCGAGAAGTTTTAACCCCAGAACAACGGGTGGGTTTTGAAGCCGAAATGCAGCGATTGCGTCAATCGGTTCAAAATCGTCCGGTTCAAAATCGTTGGGGCGCGAGCGAGCAACCTTAA